The Haloferax volcanii DS2 DNA segment TCGGGCGACGCGTAGCGCCCCATTTATGTTCAATTGCTGTGGACTCGGAGTAGTGAGCGACGAACTCCCCACCGCCAAAGAGATCTTAGCGACTCACGAGCTTGTGGAAGAGCATTGGGATCTCAAGTATCGTGGGACGCGCGTCGCTGCCCCGAGGTTGAAATTCAAACGACTACTCAGAAGGGTCTCGGAGTCCGAACCGGTGTACCCCCGCGCCGCTGCACTTCTGCGCGAAATCGCAACGGAGCACTACTTCGAAGACGGAAACAAGCGGACTGCATGGCTGACGATGCGCGACTACCTGGACCGCCACGGGGAGAAGCCAGCAGACACAGGAGAGACTGCGGTACAGGTGATGAAGCGAATTCGCCGTTTCGACACCGAAGAACTCGCTATCTGGCTGGTAACAGGAGATCTCGATCACGATAAACTCGAGCCGTGAACCACGGAAAGACTCAAGCCGATCTACTTCGTTGATTTATTCAATCAATGAGTCTCTCTCACCCCGACGAGGAATCCGACGACCACGAAGAGCGGATTGCTCGGTTCATCGAAGAGGACTTCGAGCTGCTCGACGCGCTTCACGAGTAACTCCCGAACGAATTTCCTCACCTGTTTTGACGGCAGTAGAAGACTGAGCGATAGCTGTTTCCAGAACCAGTCGCGTCTTTCAGAGTGACCTTTGACCCACGTCGATCTCGCAGCTCCTCGAGCACACCAACATCCGAAATCGAGTCGTCACCGGGAACCGACCACCACCGGAACCCCGCCAAACTGAACCATATAGTAAGTAATTATACGCCGCCAAGGGGGTGTGTGGTGGTGGCCGTTGCTCGAAGTGTGCGCGGTCTAGTAATTTTACGTTTGACACCGACCACGGCCTGTATTCGTGGTTGGTGACTTAGGAGATAGAACTAAGTAGGATTGGGTGGCCGGTGAGGTGTCAGCAATGGTATTTCGAAAGCTCCGGAACCACGACGGCACCCCGCTTGTTGCACTCGACCGTGACGATCTCGTCCTCGACGGCGTCATCGCTGCTGATGAGGATGAGCGCGAGGACCAGAACATGCACGTTCAGCGGTTGGGCAAAGGCGTCTACGTCGTTCGTCCGGTGCCGGAAGACGGACCGATCCAGCCGCTACACGAGACTGAGCTGTTGCAAGGGTTGGTCAACTAAAATCAGCCTCGAGAAACGATTTCTGATCCAATATTCAAATCCTACTTATCGTACAGGTCTAGAATATGCTCTTCTTGAAATCCCATCCCAAGAATAATACGCTGAATCTGTTCATCTTGGTCGGCCTTGAGATTCGTGTCGAGAACAGCTAATATGATACCTGAAGATAATGCTCTCAATAGACTCATCTGAAAACTTATGAATTCAAGAATACGATCCATACTCAGTACATCACAAAGCCTGTTAGTTGAGACGTCTGCTTGCTGAAGATGTGTCCAAGCAACCACAGCAAGCAGACGATGAAATCCACGAGGACCAGCTCCTTAACTTCCTCGTCAACTCTCTTGACGAGGAAGTTGCTCTCTCACTCGCTGAAAACGCTGAACTCGATGCTGAAGACATCTACGAGGTCCTCGTCGGCGCCTGCGCCGACGGGACCTCGGTCTCAACGCTCTGTGAGAGAAGCGAAGATGCACCCCACGAAAACTCCGTTCTCTACCATCTCCGCACTAAATTCGATCTAGAAACGCTCGAACAGGTTGGCAACACGCTCCTCCAGAAAGACGTTCTCGACGTCCTTCCCCAGCAGGTGGAGGTCTGCGCAGACCTCCACCTGCGGCCCTACTATGGTGACGAAGACGACACGGACGGCCTGTATCACTCACAAGCGAAGCGTGGAACCACCGCGTTCCACGCGTACGCGACGCTGTACGCACGCGTGAAGAACAAACGCTACACGCTGGCGGTGCGCCGTCTCGAAGACGGCGACACCGCCAGCAGTGTCCTCGCAGAGTTCCTCGGTATTCTCGACGGCCTTGACCTCGGTGTCAAGGCCGTCTATCTTGACCGCGAATTCTACGACAGCAAGTGTTTGACGCTGCTTCAGGCGCACAACCACGCCTACGTCATGCCGATCGTCCGCTGGGGACGGGCGATCAAGCGAGAACTCTCGGAAGGGTGGAGTCGCGTGATTCAGCACAGTCTGACAGCGAAACTCGACGGTCACAGCTGGACCGTCGAGTTTCCCGTCTACATCGACTGTACCTACCAGAACGGACGGTACGACGAACATGGGGTGGCGCGTCACGGCTACGCCGCTGACGCGCCGTTCATCGACTCACCACGAGACGCTCGATACCACTACGCGAAACGCTTCGGTATCGAGGCGAGCTACCGACTCTCTGAACAAAGTATCGCGACGACCTCGACACAAAATCCGGTTGTACGGCTGCTGTACGTCGTGGTGAGCTTGCTGTTACAGAACGTGTGGCGGTATCTGCACTGGGAGTACGTGGCGACGCCCCGCCGAGGCGGGCGTCGCCTCTGGCAGTGGCCATTCAAGGAGTTCATCAACATGATCCGACGGGCAGCGTGGACGGCCCTCGCGACGCGTCGGGCCGTCCCCGCGAACCGGCCACCGGACGACCGGTTCCACCGGTAACTCCCGACCGGGCTAGCCAACGGTGGGAGTGGCGACGCTGTCGCGTCGGCGGCAGCCGCCGCCGACAGCGACGGCTCTCCGCCGATCCGTCCATGATTCTCTCGTCGAAACCGCCAGTCCAACCGCTCCGCCACAGAACTCAGGCTTCAGAAACAGCTAGCCGAGGACGCTTTGTGAGGTACTGATATTATGGGGGACGTGAACGGGGTACAAAGCAGGAGGGGGCAGCGAAAATAAACGCTTATCAGTATCCCCACTTAAAGAAAATTCGAGGGCTGGTAGCTCAGTTAGGCAGAGCGTCTGGCTTTTAACCAGACGGTCGGGGGTTCAAGTCCCTCCCAGCCCGTTTCTACTCCGAACAACCGTGAGGAGTGAAACGGCTTCGAGAGATTGAACCCGACCAGTCGCGCACAGCGAAGCGAGCACGTCTGGGCCCGGTTCAAGTCCCTCCCAGCCCGTTTCTGCGACGAAGTACGTGCGGAGTGACACGGCTTTCTGATTCCTACGTCTCCGAGTGATAGCTTCATCAAGCCGTGTTGCACATTGCGTTGGCTACTTCCACTCCGTGGCTGTCGCTCTCGTCAAACTGGCACTTGTGAGAGTATCTTTCTATAAGGAGAGAACCCCGCCGCTTAGGGCGGGAGTGAATCCGACACTTCCCACGCAATCACCGTCGATTGCAGGCGGGATATGCAACGACAGGTCGGCTGACCCCGGCCTGCGATTTTTCGGTTATTCGAGGTCGA contains these protein-coding regions:
- a CDS encoding ISH3 family transposase codes for the protein MSKQPQQADDEIHEDQLLNFLVNSLDEEVALSLAENAELDAEDIYEVLVGACADGTSVSTLCERSEDAPHENSVLYHLRTKFDLETLEQVGNTLLQKDVLDVLPQQVEVCADLHLRPYYGDEDDTDGLYHSQAKRGTTAFHAYATLYARVKNKRYTLAVRRLEDGDTASSVLAEFLGILDGLDLGVKAVYLDREFYDSKCLTLLQAHNHAYVMPIVRWGRAIKRELSEGWSRVIQHSLTAKLDGHSWTVEFPVYIDCTYQNGRYDEHGVARHGYAADAPFIDSPRDARYHYAKRFGIEASYRLSEQSIATTSTQNPVVRLLYVVVSLLLQNVWRYLHWEYVATPRRGGRRLWQWPFKEFINMIRRAAWTALATRRAVPANRPPDDRFHR
- a CDS encoding Fic family protein, which produces MSDELPTAKEILATHELVEEHWDLKYRGTRVAAPRLKFKRLLRRVSESEPVYPRAAALLREIATEHYFEDGNKRTAWLTMRDYLDRHGEKPADTGETAVQVMKRIRRFDTEELAIWLVTGDLDHDKLEP